A single window of Bos javanicus breed banteng chromosome 19, ARS-OSU_banteng_1.0, whole genome shotgun sequence DNA harbors:
- the VCF1 gene encoding protein FAM104A isoform X2 produces MCPPPRKFYTRALTSRVLSPHALTSFGTLSCGAVNGWRRALLTELLELLLDCVARWCPVLILCDPVDRSPPGPYGHGISQSSSSDSGGSSSSSISSPDRASGPESSLHHLAAGPGPHTPQPAPEPSALCQGPYFHINQTLKEAHFHSLQHRGRPPS; encoded by the exons ATGTGTCCTCCCCCAAGAAAATTCTACACAAGAGCATTAACCTCCAGAGTTCTTTCTCCTCATGCGTTGACTTCTTTCGGCACGCTGTCGTGTGGAGCTGTGAATGGATGGAGAAGGGCGCTGCTGACCGAGTTACTGGAGCTGTTGCTTGATTGTGTGGCTCGGTGGTGTCCTGTcttgattctctgtgaccccgtggaccggagcccaccaggcccttatggccacgggatttcccag TCTTCGAGCAGTgacagcggcggcagcagcagcagcagcatcagcagccccGACAGGGCCAGTGGGCCGGAGAGCAGCTTGCACCACCTCGCCGCCGGGCCTGGCCCCCACACCCCGCAGCCCGCGCCCGAGCCATCCGCGCTGTGCCAAGGCCCCTACTTCCACATCAACCAGACCCTGAAGGAGGCCCACTTCCACAGCCTGCAGCATCGGGGACGGCCCCCCTCGTGA